The DNA region GTCAGCGACGGGTAGATGGCGGCGATCGCGGCCCGGAACGCGTCGAGCCCCCGCGCGCGCACCGCCTCGAAGCCGCCCTTGGGAATCATGTAGGCGACCTGTAGGTACTCGTCGCGATCGATGCAGACGATGAAGAAGTCCCGCCCGCTGCGCACCGCCGGCAGACGTTCGCCCGCCGGCTTGCTCACCCGGAACCACAGCACATCCATGGGCGCGCGGCTGGCCGCGACCTGGAGCAAATCATGGTGCCGCACCAGCGAATTGCGCCCGTCGGCCGCGACGACGAGTCGGCTGCGCACCTCGAGCACCGCCTCGGGGGTACGGGCGCGCAGCCCGGTCACCGTTCCGTCGTGCGCGATCAGCTCGGTCACCTCCGCCTGTTGGATCAGCCGGAAATTGGGGTAGCGGCGGGCGGATTCGGCCAGGAAGTTGAGCACATCCCACTGCGGCATGAAGGCCACGAACGGGAATCGGCCCGGCAGCCGGCGAAAATCGGCGAAGGTGACCGGCCCCATCGCCGTCGCCATCGGCAACTGCGGCAGTTCGACGTGCGGGAGCGTCAGGAACTCCTCCGCCAGCCCGAGCTCGTCGAGCGCCATCAGCGTCGACGGATGCACCGTGTCGCCGCGGAAGTCGCGCAGGAAATCCGGATGCTTCTCCAGCACCAGCACATTCGCGCCGGCGCGGGCGAACAGCAGCCCGGCCGTCAACCCGGCCGGGCCGCCACCGGCCACGCACACGTCGACGACTTCGGTGCTCACGCCCAGCATTGCGGCACCTGCCCGCCGTTGTAGGTGACCATCTCGTCGAAAATGGCCAGGACATCCAGTGGCACACCGATTTCCGGGCTGTCCAGCTCGGCGTAGGCGACGTGCAGGTTACCCACCACCCGCTCGGCGTCGATCAACTCCCCGAACTCGCCCAGCTCCACCTGCGACGCCAGCTCGAGCGGGGCCAGGCCCAGCGACTTGCCCTCCGCCGCGAGGTTTTCGATCCAGTGCAGGTAGCGGATGGTCTGGGTGAGGATCTCCGGACCCGCCACCGGACCGTGCCCGGCCACCACGGTCCGCGCACCGAGCGCGGTGAGCTTGCGCATCGCGTCGAGAGTGCCGCGAACCGAACCGAACAGGCAGAACGGCGCGGCCCCGGACATCACGACATCACCGGCGAAGAGCACCTGCTCCTCGGGCAGCCAGGCCACCACATCGTTGGTGGTGTGCGCGGCCGGCCCGACATGGATGAGTTCGACCCGCCGCTCCCCCACCCAGACGGTCACCCGATCGCTGAAGGTGATGGTGGGCAGGGTGACTCGGACATCGCCCCAGTCCACCTGCGGCCACAGCTGGGTCAACGCCAGCCCGGTCTCGATCATCTCCTGGCGGATCCGATCGTGGGCAACGACGATCGCCGCGCCGCCGAACTGGTGATTGCCGAAATTGTGGTCCCCGTGGTGATGGGTGTTGAGGATGGTGCGGCCCGGCCCGCCGCATGCCGGTCGACGAACTCGGCCAGTGCGCGGGTGCGTCCCTCGGTGGCGAGCGTGTCGATCACCAGCGCGCCGTCGCGCCCGGCGACCACCCCGGCATTGCTGACACACCACCCGCCGCGATCGTGGGTGTAGGCGAAGACGTCCTCGGCCACCTCGCGCACCACCGGTCGCGCGAGGGGCCGGGCTCCGGTGGCGGTCATCGCGGTGACTTCGTGGTCTCGGCCCGGCGGTCGGCGACCTCCCGGACCCCGCACAGCAGGGTGTTGCGGCTGTTGGTGCCCAGCGCCTCCGCCAGATAGGCGCGCGCGTCCGCGAGAGTGGTGTGCGCGCCGAGGGTTTCGCGCGCCACCTCGGGGTTGATCGCGACCAGGTGCCGGGCGGTGACCACGGCGCCCGCGCCGCTGTCGGCGAATTCCCAACTGCCACTGTGGCCGAACAGCATGGCGGGCGGCACCAGCTGTTTGTAGTCGATGCGCTCGGCGGGCACGCAGATGCGGATCGAACGGGTGGTGTGCGGGACGCTGCCTGCGGTGACGGTGTCCATCTCCATGAGCTGCACGCCGGGCTCGTCCTCGGTCAGCTCCACCCGGCCGACGTGCGGGACGTGGTCGGGCCAGCGGTCGCTGCGATAGACGAAGTCGTAGAGTTCCGCGGCCGGCGCATCCAGGACCACCTTGTCCTCGAAGGTGTGCAGCACCTGCGACACCGGGTATCCCAGTTCCGCGATGCGGGCCAGAGTGGCCAGTTCGGTGACGCTGTTACGGTCCACCGCATCCGCGATCGCCGCTTGATCACCACCCGGGATCACCGAGAAGTGATGGTCCAGCGTGATTTTCGTGCTGCGCGCCCCCACCTCCTCGAAGGTCCACTGGCCGCCCATGGAGGCGATCGGCGCCGCGCTGCGCTCCTGTTCGAAGGTGATCCGACGCTGCCGGGCCACGAACTCCCGGCGGGAGGTCCAGTTCTTCACCTCGCCGTTGACCGTCGCCCACAACCGGAACCGCTCCTCGGTGGGCGAGCGATCCAGGTGCCGCACCAGCACACTGGGCTCGAAGATGACCGGCCAGTAGGTGACATCGGCGACCAGGCGATAGACGTCCGGGAGCGCCGCCTCCACGACCCGGTGATGACTCATCCGGAAGATGCTCATACCGCACCCGCCAACTGCCCGTTGACGATGCCGATCAGCTCGGCCGGGGTCTTCACCTCGACGAGCCGGTCTTCAGGGACCTTCACCCCGAAATCGCGCTCGATGCGCGAGGCCGTCTCGATCAAGGCCAGCGAGTCGTAGCCGAGTTCCTCGAACTCGACCTCGGCGATATCGCCGGCCAGCTCCGGTGCGGTCTCGTCACCGCCGGCGCACTCCACCAGAATTCGCCGCAGTTCGTCGATGGTCATGGACATGATTGGCTCCTCGTTTGTGCTGTTGCTCGGGTATTGCGTTGGTTCGACAGCTCATTGGTCGACGCTGCGGACCACCACCGCGGAGTTGAAACCCCAGCGGCCGCGGGCCAGCACCAGGGCGGTTTCGATGGTGGCGGGCCGCGCGTCCCCGCGGACCAGGTCGATCCGGTACTCCGGCGCCGGGGTGAGGGTGCCGGCCGTGGGCGGGATCACCGAATCCCGCATGGCCAGAACGGCGGTGACGATGTCGAGCGGCCCCGCGCCCGAGAACAGCCGTCCCGTCAAGGGTTTCGTCGCCGTG from Nocardia tengchongensis includes:
- a CDS encoding MBL fold metallo-hydrolase — protein: MLNTHHHGDHNFGNHQFGGAAIVVAHDRIRQEMIETGLALTQLWPQVDWGDVRVTLPTITFSDRVTVWVGERRVELIHVGPAAHTTNDVVAWLPEEQVLFAGDVVMSGAAPFCLFGSVRGTLDAMRKLTALGARTVVAGHGPVAGPEILTQTIRYLHWIENLAAEGKSLGLAPLELASQVELGEFGELIDAERVVGNLHVAYAELDSPEIGVPLDVLAIFDEMVTYNGGQVPQCWA
- a CDS encoding aromatase/cyclase, whose amino-acid sequence is MSHHRVVEAALPDVYRLVADVTYWPVIFEPSVLVRHLDRSPTEERFRLWATVNGEVKNWTSRREFVARQRRITFEQERSAAPIASMGGQWTFEEVGARSTKITLDHHFSVIPGGDQAAIADAVDRNSVTELATLARIAELGYPVSQVLHTFEDKVVLDAPAAELYDFVYRSDRWPDHVPHVGRVELTEDEPGVQLMEMDTVTAGSVPHTTRSIRICVPAERIDYKQLVPPAMLFGHSGSWEFADSGAGAVVTARHLVAINPEVARETLGAHTTLADARAYLAEALGTNSRNTLLCGVREVADRRAETTKSPR
- a CDS encoding acyl carrier protein, which encodes MSMTIDELRRILVECAGGDETAPELAGDIAEVEFEELGYDSLALIETASRIERDFGVKVPEDRLVEVKTPAELIGIVNGQLAGAV
- a CDS encoding FAD-dependent oxidoreductase, translated to MSTEVVDVCVAGGGPAGLTAGLLFARAGANVLVLEKHPDFLRDFRGDTVHPSTLMALDELGLAEEFLTLPHVELPQLPMATAMGPVTFADFRRLPGRFPFVAFMPQWDVLNFLAESARRYPNFRLIQQAEVTELIAHDGTVTGLRARTPEAVLEVRSRLVVAADGRNSLVRHHDLLQVAASRAPMDVLWFRVSKPAGERLPAVRSGRDFFIVCIDRDEYLQVAYMIPKGGFEAVRARGLDAFRAAIAAIYPSLTAALTVEIDDWDAIKPLDVRVDRLRDWYRPGLLAIGDAAHAMSPAGGVGINLAVQDAIAAARLLAPTLRDGRTPTTAQLRAVQRRRELPMRVVQFAQLRLLTDLYPSAERPGTDKPLLARLLRRFPGLAHVVARVIGLGVRPEHVPSKPHAPRLEAMTQEK